One genomic segment of Paraburkholderia aromaticivorans includes these proteins:
- the ggt gene encoding gamma-glutamyltransferase: MRLFRNVKSSVSGFALVALVSASTGFLEATPALAKPPAKAQPAVLTASAIAVADKFSADAAEQIFKEGGNAVDAAVAIAFTLAVTYPEAGNIGGGGFMTLYVDGKPYFLDYRERAPLAATKNMYLDDKGEVIKGMSLFGYRAVGVPGTVDGMWQAQRRFGKLTWKQVLAPAIHYARDGFEVSQQLQERRDAAAKDFAGKTNFDTYFGNLKQGVNFKQPDLAAVLQRISDQGAKDFYQGKTADLIAASMRGHGLITKADLQQYKAVWRTPIQAEWNGYRVYTAPPPSSGGIGLVQLLKMKADIAPDFKDVTLNSAQYVHLIAEIEKRAFADRAQYLGDPDFYKVPVAQLTDDAYIAKRAAEVNPTTPSDTKSVQAGLGTSMPEKAETTHFSVIDKWGNAVSNTYTINGYFGSGVVADRTGIVLNDEMDDFSAKPGVANMFGVVGSDANSIEPKKRPLSSMSPTILTKDGKVSLVIGTPGGSRIFTSIFQVINNVYDYNMPLQEAVAAMRFHHQLLPPNTIFWEPYKPIEGELAKQIEAKGYKLEGQDFSGDIQAIKVNGDTPEAAADPRGRGVTRVIQ, translated from the coding sequence ATGAGGTTGTTCCGCAACGTAAAGTCGTCGGTCAGCGGGTTCGCGCTGGTCGCACTCGTCTCCGCTTCAACCGGTTTTCTCGAGGCCACGCCCGCGCTCGCGAAGCCGCCCGCGAAAGCTCAGCCCGCTGTACTCACCGCTTCGGCGATCGCCGTGGCCGACAAGTTCAGCGCCGACGCTGCCGAGCAGATTTTCAAGGAGGGCGGCAACGCCGTCGACGCAGCCGTGGCGATTGCCTTCACGCTTGCCGTGACCTATCCGGAAGCGGGCAACATCGGCGGGGGCGGCTTCATGACGCTCTACGTCGACGGTAAACCGTACTTTCTCGACTATCGCGAGCGTGCGCCGCTCGCCGCGACCAAGAACATGTATCTCGACGACAAGGGCGAGGTCATCAAAGGCATGAGCCTGTTCGGCTACCGCGCCGTGGGCGTGCCGGGCACCGTCGACGGCATGTGGCAGGCGCAGCGCCGCTTCGGCAAGCTCACGTGGAAGCAGGTGCTCGCACCGGCCATCCACTACGCGCGCGACGGTTTCGAGGTCAGCCAGCAACTGCAGGAACGCCGCGACGCCGCCGCGAAAGACTTCGCCGGCAAGACCAACTTCGATACCTACTTCGGCAATCTGAAGCAGGGCGTCAATTTCAAGCAGCCGGATCTCGCCGCCGTGTTGCAGCGCATTTCCGATCAAGGCGCCAAAGATTTCTATCAGGGCAAGACGGCGGATCTGATCGCGGCGTCCATGCGCGGCCACGGTCTGATTACCAAGGCCGATCTGCAACAGTACAAAGCGGTATGGCGTACGCCGATCCAGGCCGAGTGGAACGGCTATCGCGTCTACACGGCGCCGCCTCCGAGCTCCGGTGGCATCGGTCTCGTGCAGTTGCTGAAGATGAAGGCTGACATTGCGCCCGACTTCAAGGACGTCACGCTGAATTCCGCGCAATACGTGCATCTGATCGCGGAGATCGAAAAGCGCGCGTTCGCCGACCGCGCGCAGTACCTCGGCGATCCTGACTTCTACAAGGTGCCGGTTGCTCAACTGACCGACGACGCGTATATCGCGAAGCGCGCCGCCGAAGTGAATCCGACTACACCGTCGGACACGAAGAGCGTCCAGGCCGGGCTCGGCACGTCGATGCCGGAGAAAGCGGAAACCACGCACTTCTCGGTGATCGACAAGTGGGGCAACGCCGTGTCGAATACGTACACCATCAACGGCTATTTCGGTTCGGGCGTGGTGGCGGACCGCACCGGCATCGTGCTGAACGACGAGATGGACGACTTTTCCGCGAAGCCGGGCGTCGCGAACATGTTCGGCGTGGTGGGCAGCGACGCGAACTCGATCGAACCTAAGAAGCGGCCGCTCTCCTCGATGAGCCCGACCATTCTGACGAAGGACGGCAAGGTCTCGCTCGTGATCGGCACGCCGGGCGGCTCGCGCATCTTCACTTCGATCTTCCAGGTGATCAACAACGTGTACGACTACAACATGCCGCTGCAGGAGGCTGTTGCCGCGATGCGCTTCCATCATCAATTGTTGCCGCCCAACACGATCTTCTGGGAGCCGTACAAGCCGATCGAGGGCGAACTCGCCAAACAGATCGAGGCGAAGGGCTATAAGCTGGAAGGACAGGATTTCAGCGGCGATATCCAGGCGATCAAGGTGAACGGCGATACGCCGGAAGCCGCCGCCGATCCGCGCGGCCGTGGTGTGACGCGCGTGATCCAGTAA
- a CDS encoding MFS transporter — MPLALGTFIVPLIVACAMFMENVDGTVIVTSLPVLARDLGQDPITLKLAVTAYVIGLGVFIPICGWVADRFGSRTVFRTAIGIFMAGSLMCAASTSLGTFVVARFVQGLGGAMMVPVGRIIIFRSVPKSDFIRAVNYLTVPALLGPVVGPPLGGFITTYLHWRLIFFINIPIGLLGIWLANKHIANVREAHPGRLDWTGFALSASGASLFMLGLSLVGGELVSNTVSVGMCVVGVVLLLTYVLYASRVELPVLDLRLLRIPSFHASVVGGSLFRIGLGAVPFLLPLALQEGLGMTAFKSGSITCASAFGSIFMKAAASRILERFGFRTVLMFNAGCAGLAIAVYGLFFPGTPHWLIWCVVLFGGFFPSLQFTSLNTLAYADIPSRDVGRATSVASVIQQISLGLGVTIAGIVLQISHNLQGHSTIVFSDFWPAFLVVGLFSFMSIPITARLPHGAGDEIARGSRGRA; from the coding sequence ATGCCTCTTGCTTTAGGCACTTTCATTGTTCCGCTGATCGTCGCGTGTGCGATGTTCATGGAAAACGTGGACGGCACGGTCATCGTGACGTCGCTGCCGGTTCTGGCGCGCGATCTCGGTCAGGATCCCATCACGCTCAAGCTGGCCGTGACGGCGTATGTCATCGGTCTCGGCGTCTTCATTCCTATCTGCGGCTGGGTGGCCGACCGCTTCGGGTCGCGCACGGTGTTTCGCACCGCCATTGGCATTTTCATGGCCGGCTCGCTGATGTGCGCGGCCTCCACGTCGCTCGGCACCTTCGTGGTTGCGCGCTTCGTGCAAGGTCTTGGCGGCGCGATGATGGTACCGGTGGGCCGCATCATCATTTTCCGTTCGGTGCCGAAATCCGACTTCATTCGCGCGGTCAACTATCTGACCGTGCCGGCTTTGCTCGGACCCGTGGTCGGGCCGCCACTGGGCGGTTTCATCACCACCTATCTGCATTGGCGTCTGATCTTCTTCATCAACATTCCAATCGGTCTGCTGGGTATCTGGCTGGCGAACAAACATATCGCCAACGTGCGCGAGGCGCATCCGGGCCGGCTCGACTGGACCGGCTTCGCTTTGTCCGCGAGTGGCGCTTCACTGTTCATGCTGGGGCTTTCGCTGGTGGGCGGCGAGTTGGTGTCGAACACGGTGTCGGTCGGCATGTGCGTGGTCGGCGTGGTGCTGCTGCTGACCTATGTGCTGTATGCGAGCCGTGTTGAATTGCCCGTGCTCGATCTGCGGCTGTTGCGCATTCCGAGTTTTCACGCGAGCGTGGTGGGCGGCTCGCTGTTTCGCATCGGTCTGGGAGCCGTGCCGTTTCTGTTGCCGCTCGCCTTGCAGGAAGGCCTCGGCATGACTGCGTTCAAGTCGGGGTCGATCACGTGCGCGTCCGCGTTCGGCTCGATCTTCATGAAGGCGGCCGCCTCGCGCATTCTCGAGCGTTTTGGTTTTCGCACCGTGCTGATGTTCAATGCGGGCTGCGCGGGTCTTGCCATTGCCGTGTACGGTCTGTTCTTCCCCGGCACGCCGCACTGGCTGATCTGGTGTGTCGTGCTGTTCGGCGGCTTCTTTCCGTCGCTGCAATTCACGTCGCTGAATACGCTTGCGTATGCGGACATTCCGAGTCGCGACGTAGGCCGTGCGACGAGTGTTGCAAGCGTGATCCAGCAGATTTCATTGGGCCTCGGTGTGACGATCGCGGGTATCGTGCTGCAAATTTCGCATAATCTGCAGGGTCACTCCACCATCGTATTCTCCGATTTCTGGCCGGCGTTTCTCGTGGTCGGTCTGTTCTCGTTCATGTCGATCCCCATCACCGCGCGCCTGCCACACGGCGCCGGCGATGAGATTGCGCGCGGCAGCCGCGGGCGCGCATAA
- a CDS encoding NTP transferase domain-containing protein, with protein sequence MRAIILAAGLGLRLQQPPQAQFPKCLLQLDGVSLLERHLQMLENAGVTDVVLALGFQPESVQAELERINWPYKVETVLNTRYDLGSVLTVHTVAEALTRGGDVLLMDADVLYDERILNALVAGETVNRLLIDRDFEAGDEPVKLCLKDDVPVELRKQLAVNLEYDTIGESVGFFRFRQETAQRFAEIVAGYVDSGRANMPHEEAVRDLLLERSQVFDTADVTGAPWIEIDFPNDVARASSEILPQLQPLVSASR encoded by the coding sequence ATGCGTGCCATCATCCTCGCAGCGGGCCTCGGCCTGCGTCTCCAGCAACCGCCGCAAGCTCAGTTCCCGAAGTGTCTGCTGCAATTGGACGGCGTGAGCCTGCTCGAACGGCATCTGCAGATGCTCGAAAACGCGGGCGTGACCGACGTCGTATTGGCGCTCGGCTTTCAGCCGGAGTCGGTGCAGGCGGAACTGGAGCGCATCAATTGGCCGTATAAGGTGGAAACCGTGCTGAACACGCGTTACGACCTGGGCAGCGTGCTGACGGTGCATACGGTGGCCGAGGCGCTCACGCGCGGCGGCGACGTGCTGTTGATGGACGCCGACGTGCTGTACGACGAGCGCATTCTGAACGCGCTGGTGGCGGGCGAGACGGTCAACCGTCTGTTGATCGACCGTGATTTCGAAGCCGGCGACGAGCCGGTCAAGCTGTGTCTGAAAGACGACGTGCCGGTCGAACTGCGCAAGCAGCTCGCCGTCAATCTCGAGTACGACACGATTGGCGAATCGGTCGGGTTCTTCCGCTTCCGTCAGGAAACCGCGCAACGCTTCGCAGAGATCGTGGCCGGCTATGTGGATAGCGGCCGCGCCAACATGCCGCACGAAGAAGCGGTGCGCGATCTGCTGCTGGAGAGAAGCCAGGTGTTCGATACCGCCGACGTGACCGGCGCGCCCTGGATCGAAATCGACTTCCCGAACGACGTGGCTCGGGCTAGCAGCGAGATCCTGCCGCAGTTGCAGCCGCTGGTTAGCGCATCGCGCTAG
- a CDS encoding lysylphosphatidylglycerol synthase domain-containing protein, whose amino-acid sequence MSRAALLLLSIGTALFVGLLAWQGFGSVASTLLTAGWGLALVAAFHLVPLVLDAGAISVLFQRRQDGVHHGLSLRDALFARWIGESVNSLLPAGQIGGPVVMVRQLSQRGMRMRDAAAAITVSTTAQALAQIVFALGGLLLFGAYAAHGALHDLQTATLIATGVLGAMIAGFYYAQRRGLFGRLLGVVSKLFGKRDWSSLMTRAEAVDAAVQAMYRERGRVAASFAMSFVGWVVGTVEVWLALRFLGHPVDWVDALLLESLGQAIRGAAFMIPGSLGVQEGGYLLLAPLVGLPPDAALALSLAKRAREILLGLPGLLVLHFSERSWQRRRALGRVPVVD is encoded by the coding sequence ATGAGCCGCGCGGCCCTGCTTCTGCTGTCGATCGGGACGGCGTTATTTGTCGGCCTGCTCGCATGGCAGGGTTTCGGCTCGGTCGCCTCGACGCTGCTCACGGCAGGCTGGGGGCTCGCGCTCGTCGCGGCGTTCCACCTCGTGCCGCTCGTTCTCGACGCCGGCGCGATCTCGGTGCTGTTCCAGCGCCGTCAGGACGGCGTGCATCACGGCCTGTCGTTGCGCGACGCGCTGTTCGCGCGCTGGATCGGCGAATCGGTGAATAGCCTGTTGCCGGCCGGCCAGATCGGCGGCCCGGTCGTCATGGTGCGGCAATTGTCCCAGCGTGGCATGCGCATGCGTGACGCGGCCGCGGCAATCACGGTCAGCACGACCGCGCAGGCGCTCGCGCAAATCGTCTTTGCGCTGGGCGGCCTGCTGCTGTTCGGCGCTTACGCCGCGCACGGCGCGCTGCACGACCTGCAAACCGCCACGCTGATCGCAACCGGTGTGCTGGGCGCGATGATCGCCGGGTTCTACTATGCGCAGCGGCGCGGTCTGTTCGGCCGGCTGCTCGGCGTGGTTTCGAAGCTGTTCGGCAAGCGCGACTGGTCCTCGTTGATGACGCGCGCTGAAGCCGTCGACGCCGCCGTGCAGGCCATGTACCGCGAACGCGGCCGCGTGGCGGCGAGCTTCGCGATGAGTTTCGTGGGCTGGGTCGTCGGCACGGTGGAGGTGTGGCTCGCGCTGCGCTTTCTGGGTCATCCGGTCGACTGGGTCGACGCTCTGTTGCTCGAAAGTCTGGGGCAAGCCATTCGCGGCGCCGCGTTTATGATTCCCGGCTCGCTCGGCGTGCAGGAAGGCGGCTATCTGCTGCTCGCGCCATTGGTCGGGTTGCCGCCTGACGCGGCGTTGGCGTTGTCGCTCGCCAAGCGCGCGCGCGAAATCCTGCTGGGCTTGCCGGGCTTGCTGGTCTTGCACTTCAGCGAACGAAGCTGGCAACGGCGCCGTGCCTTGGGGCGCGTGCCGGTTGTCGATTAA
- a CDS encoding HalD/BesD family halogenase, translated as MSTHAEDDVIAPVPVAGSPAASPAPNADRAVASRTREFDNPRLRKDFAEQDAFLYLEDFLAPEVTAQLVHSARALLDEVNRNYLPGHKQGGSVSRHTIDRRAPFIAELYRSKELIGWLEQLSGDKLQVSPADDPHAYALYYYTRPGDHIGWHYDTSYYDGRRYTLLLGVIDESSCRLDYELHTRNPDVADQPGSVQIPPGGLVFFDGDKLRHRITPAGANEMRVSLTFEYVTDPNMRPWRRFISNMKDAIAYFGFRQVFRQMTQRGKDSA; from the coding sequence ATGAGTACGCACGCCGAAGACGACGTGATCGCCCCGGTTCCGGTAGCGGGCTCGCCGGCCGCATCGCCCGCACCGAATGCCGACCGCGCGGTGGCGAGCCGTACGCGCGAGTTCGACAACCCGCGCCTGCGCAAGGACTTTGCCGAACAGGACGCGTTTCTTTATCTGGAAGACTTTCTCGCGCCCGAAGTCACGGCGCAACTCGTCCACAGCGCCCGTGCGCTGCTCGACGAAGTGAACCGCAACTATCTGCCGGGTCATAAGCAGGGCGGCAGCGTCAGCCGTCATACGATCGACCGGCGCGCGCCATTCATCGCCGAGCTTTACCGCTCGAAGGAACTGATCGGCTGGCTCGAGCAACTGAGCGGCGACAAGCTGCAAGTCTCGCCCGCCGACGATCCGCATGCCTACGCGCTGTACTACTACACGCGGCCGGGCGACCACATCGGCTGGCACTACGACACTTCGTACTACGACGGCCGCCGCTACACGCTGCTGCTCGGCGTGATCGACGAATCGTCGTGCCGGCTCGACTACGAGCTGCACACCCGCAATCCCGATGTCGCGGACCAGCCGGGTTCGGTGCAGATCCCGCCGGGCGGCCTCGTGTTTTTCGACGGCGACAAGCTGCGCCATCGCATCACGCCCGCCGGCGCAAACGAAATGCGCGTGTCGCTCACTTTCGAGTACGTGACGGACCCCAACATGCGGCCGTGGCGTCGTTTCATCTCGAACATGAAGGACGCGATTGCGTACTTCGGCTTTCGCCAGGTGTTCCGTCAGATGACCCAGCGCGGAAAGGACTCCGCATGA
- a CDS encoding CDP-alcohol phosphatidyltransferase family protein produces MNSRPPTPINVPPPRTWDARLARRLVTPLVNTWVTPNHLTTLRLLIGLAGALCLAHGEFTWANAGALLIVLSNFVDHTDGELARIGGKSSRIGHFYDLACDALVTVMLFVGMGVGVSTARGGALIVAPGVLGAVAGVAVALIFFLRMRIEEMAGKAGTKQASVGGFETEDVLYLLPIVTLTSVVMPFVVVASIGAPLFAAWVVIDYWRVARRAARPAPEPTAFRNQPNVGQ; encoded by the coding sequence ATGAATTCGCGACCCCCAACTCCAATTAACGTTCCGCCGCCCAGAACATGGGACGCGCGGCTCGCTCGCCGGCTCGTCACTCCGCTCGTGAACACGTGGGTCACGCCTAACCATCTGACCACGCTGCGCCTGCTGATCGGGCTGGCAGGCGCGCTGTGCCTCGCTCATGGCGAGTTCACGTGGGCCAATGCAGGCGCTCTTCTGATCGTGCTGTCGAACTTCGTCGATCACACGGACGGCGAGCTCGCGCGCATCGGCGGAAAGTCGAGCCGCATCGGTCATTTTTACGACCTTGCCTGCGACGCGCTCGTGACCGTCATGTTGTTCGTCGGCATGGGCGTCGGCGTGAGCACGGCGCGCGGCGGCGCTCTCATCGTCGCGCCGGGCGTGCTCGGCGCCGTGGCCGGCGTGGCGGTCGCGCTGATCTTTTTCCTGCGCATGCGCATCGAAGAGATGGCCGGCAAGGCGGGCACGAAGCAGGCGTCCGTCGGCGGGTTCGAAACTGAAGATGTGTTGTATCTGCTGCCGATCGTCACGCTGACGAGCGTCGTCATGCCCTTCGTCGTGGTCGCGTCGATCGGCGCGCCGCTCTTCGCCGCGTGGGTGGTGATCGACTACTGGCGCGTGGCGCGCCGTGCCGCCCGTCCGGCGCCCGAGCCCACCGCCTTCCGAAATCAGCCAAATGTGGGCCAGTGA
- a CDS encoding PhoX family protein yields MAEPFDLSRRKALKLFAGVPMLPLGGLATASMLSACGGSDDLATPVKPVANFVSAAFAGMAAPTLADPAAMAKTTVASTLTVQLSDGSSRTFKLAYQPFFVTGDSVPNTKGGTILAGGYFDINNQPIVDKSVAGKERQFYSDCPDGSSLIRLDNPTVKGLKGNAVFAVVQFEYTTRDQSLASMYGQLPSPIAVLTLDQDPATGKLTLAGYSNVDTSKAHGLWITCGASLSPWNTHLSSEEYEPDATTIASNSQFKGFSRNLYGDETTANPYHYGHLPEVTVNPDGTGTIKKHYCLGRISHELIQVMPDKRTVLMGDDATNGGLFMFIADREADLSAGTLYVAKWTQVSASGAGAATLSWINLGHATSDEIEALANRLRANDIMDVATKDPLDPTYTKINYNGTFNWVRIKPGMTQAATFLETHRYAALAGGSMGFTKLEGTTVNIKDKVLYSAMSRIEKSMVRGNAASTDVAVDKTINAGAVYALNMKGGQRDRSGGAINSEWVPVDMAAPAALVGEDLSAPDALGNTANPERIANPDNLKFSEKLRTLFIGEDSGLHVNNFLWAYNVDTKTLARVLSCPAGAESTGLHAVDEINGWTYVMSNFQHVGDWESPLHDKVKSTLDPLVRANYKDRFGATVGYLTADPAAIKL; encoded by the coding sequence ATGGCTGAGCCGTTCGACCTTTCCCGCCGCAAGGCCCTGAAACTGTTCGCGGGCGTCCCGATGCTGCCGCTCGGCGGACTTGCCACGGCTTCAATGCTGAGCGCTTGCGGGGGCAGCGACGACCTGGCGACGCCGGTCAAACCGGTCGCCAACTTCGTCTCCGCGGCGTTCGCCGGCATGGCCGCGCCGACGCTGGCCGATCCGGCCGCCATGGCGAAGACCACGGTGGCCTCGACGTTGACGGTGCAACTGAGCGACGGCAGCAGTCGCACGTTCAAGCTGGCGTACCAGCCATTCTTCGTGACCGGCGACAGCGTGCCGAACACCAAGGGCGGGACGATCCTCGCGGGCGGCTACTTCGACATCAACAATCAGCCGATCGTCGACAAGTCGGTTGCGGGCAAGGAACGGCAGTTCTACTCGGATTGCCCGGACGGCAGCTCGCTGATCCGCCTCGACAATCCGACGGTGAAAGGGCTCAAGGGCAACGCGGTATTCGCGGTCGTGCAATTCGAATACACGACGCGCGATCAGAGTCTCGCGTCGATGTACGGTCAATTGCCGTCGCCGATCGCCGTGCTGACGCTCGACCAGGACCCGGCCACCGGCAAGCTCACGCTGGCGGGCTACTCCAATGTCGATACGTCGAAGGCGCATGGTTTGTGGATCACGTGCGGCGCGAGCCTGTCGCCATGGAACACGCATCTGTCGAGCGAAGAATACGAGCCGGACGCCACCACGATCGCCAGCAATAGCCAGTTCAAAGGCTTTAGCCGCAACCTGTACGGCGACGAAACGACCGCGAACCCGTATCACTACGGCCATCTGCCGGAGGTGACGGTCAATCCGGACGGCACCGGCACGATTAAGAAACACTACTGCCTCGGCCGTATCTCGCACGAACTGATTCAGGTGATGCCGGACAAGCGCACCGTTCTGATGGGCGACGACGCGACCAACGGCGGCCTGTTCATGTTCATCGCGGATCGCGAAGCCGATCTGTCGGCGGGCACGCTGTACGTCGCGAAGTGGACGCAGGTGTCCGCGAGCGGCGCGGGCGCGGCAACGCTTTCGTGGATCAACCTGGGCCACGCGACCAGCGACGAAATCGAGGCGCTCGCCAACCGCCTGCGCGCGAACGACATCATGGACGTCGCAACCAAGGATCCGCTCGATCCGACCTACACGAAGATCAACTACAACGGCACGTTCAACTGGGTGCGCATCAAGCCCGGCATGACGCAAGCGGCGACCTTTCTCGAGACGCACCGCTATGCGGCGCTGGCTGGCGGCAGCATGGGGTTCACGAAGCTCGAGGGCACGACGGTCAACATCAAGGACAAGGTGCTGTATTCGGCGATGTCGCGTATCGAGAAGTCGATGGTGCGTGGCAATGCGGCTTCCACCGACGTCGCCGTGGACAAGACGATCAACGCCGGCGCGGTCTACGCGCTGAACATGAAAGGCGGCCAGCGCGATCGCAGCGGCGGCGCGATCAACAGCGAATGGGTGCCGGTGGACATGGCCGCGCCCGCGGCGCTCGTCGGCGAGGACCTGTCCGCGCCGGACGCGCTCGGCAACACGGCGAACCCGGAGCGCATTGCGAACCCGGACAACCTCAAGTTCTCGGAGAAGCTGCGCACGCTGTTCATCGGCGAGGACAGCGGTCTGCACGTGAACAACTTCCTGTGGGCGTACAACGTCGATACGAAAACGCTCGCGCGGGTGCTTTCGTGCCCGGCGGGCGCCGAGTCGACCGGTCTGCACGCCGTCGACGAAATCAACGGCTGGACTTACGTGATGAGCAACTTCCAGCACGTCGGCGACTGGGAAAGTCCGTTGCACGACAAAGTCAAATCGACGCTGGATCCGCTCGTGCGGGCCAACTATAAGGACCGCTTCGGCGCGACGGTGGGCTATCTGACGGCGGATCCGGCGGCGATCAAGTTGTAA
- a CDS encoding porin, whose translation MKKTLIAAGLLGAVAITAHAQSSVTLYGTLDAGIVYSNNQGGHSNWQQGSGVASDTYFGLRGNEDLGGGLHAIFTLESGFNLNNGKYSENSTMFNRQAFVGLQSDKYGALTLGRQYDSVVDYLAPLSAAGAGYGNNLAAHPLDNDNLDNSFSIKNAVKYTSANYAGLKFGGLYGFSNSAGDFSNNRAWSVGASYDNGPLSFAAAYLQLNKSGSSNLSGAVSQGDGTAAVAADLQRTYGAGINYTYGPATVGFVYTHTQLDGISGVDVGGTTLPGVAGTNLHMDNYEVNGRYALTPALSLAASYTFTDGKMSGSNGSGDPKWHTVSLQGDYALSKRTDVYVEGVYQHASGELGNFGSNVAAINTLAPSSTGNQVAAAVGLRHRF comes from the coding sequence ATGAAAAAAACCCTCATCGCAGCAGGCCTCCTGGGCGCGGTTGCCATCACCGCCCACGCGCAGAGCAGCGTGACGTTGTACGGCACGCTGGACGCCGGCATCGTGTACTCGAACAACCAGGGCGGCCACAGCAACTGGCAACAAGGCAGCGGCGTGGCGTCGGACACGTACTTCGGTCTGCGCGGCAACGAAGATCTGGGCGGCGGTCTGCATGCCATCTTCACGTTGGAAAGCGGCTTCAACCTGAACAACGGCAAGTACTCGGAAAACAGCACGATGTTCAATCGTCAGGCTTTCGTCGGTCTGCAAAGCGATAAGTACGGCGCGCTCACGCTGGGCCGTCAATACGACTCCGTGGTCGACTACCTGGCACCGCTGTCCGCAGCAGGCGCGGGCTACGGCAACAACCTGGCGGCTCACCCGCTCGACAACGACAATCTCGACAACTCGTTCTCGATCAAGAACGCCGTGAAGTACACCAGCGCGAATTACGCGGGCCTCAAGTTCGGCGGCCTGTACGGCTTCAGCAACTCGGCAGGCGACTTCTCGAACAATCGCGCATGGAGCGTCGGTGCTTCGTACGACAACGGTCCGTTGAGCTTTGCCGCGGCTTACCTGCAACTGAACAAGTCGGGCAGCTCGAATCTGAGCGGCGCCGTGTCGCAGGGCGACGGAACCGCAGCGGTCGCAGCCGATCTGCAACGCACGTACGGCGCGGGCATCAACTATACGTACGGCCCGGCGACTGTCGGCTTCGTCTATACGCACACGCAACTGGACGGCATCAGCGGCGTGGACGTCGGCGGCACGACCCTGCCTGGCGTCGCGGGCACCAACCTGCACATGGACAACTACGAAGTGAACGGCCGCTATGCGCTGACGCCGGCACTGAGCCTCGCGGCCTCGTACACGTTCACCGACGGCAAGATGTCCGGCTCGAACGGCTCGGGTGATCCGAAGTGGCACACGGTGTCGCTGCAAGGCGACTACGCGCTGAGCAAGCGTACCGACGTGTACGTGGAAGGCGTGTACCAGCATGCATCGGGCGAGCTCGGCAACTTCGGCTCGAACGTCGCGGCGATCAACACGCTGGCGCCGTCGTCGACCGGCAATCAGGTGGCGGCGGCAGTCGGCCTGCGTCACCGTTTCTAA
- a CDS encoding sugar ABC transporter ATPase yields MKRPLLLAPVAVALAAALTALAGCGSSSGPARDASLPMIYVSSQRAPADIADCLESRLSRVRTSRVSGAMQIAVGSDSNNSYFVTLTPSNAGSVIKVMHPANAPDDPPEPEMRFDIARCAT; encoded by the coding sequence ATGAAAAGACCTCTCCTGCTTGCCCCCGTTGCTGTCGCGCTTGCTGCCGCGCTTACCGCTCTTGCCGGCTGTGGCTCTTCCAGCGGCCCCGCCCGCGACGCGTCGCTGCCGATGATCTACGTGTCTTCGCAACGCGCGCCTGCCGATATCGCCGATTGCCTCGAAAGCCGTCTGTCACGCGTGCGTACGTCGCGCGTGAGCGGCGCGATGCAGATCGCCGTCGGCTCGGATTCGAACAACTCGTACTTCGTCACGCTGACGCCGTCGAACGCGGGCTCGGTCATCAAGGTGATGCATCCCGCGAACGCACCGGACGATCCGCCGGAACCGGAAATGCGCTTCGACATTGCACGCTGCGCGACCTGA
- a CDS encoding metal-dependent hydrolase: MASSKAHHATGFAAGVIAAAIVARIGGGGSFHLGVLLSFITGVAGSTAPDWLEVAWWSRARRLWITHRTLTHWGVAWLALLAVSYHWLGHSVYAAPAFGFACGGLMHLFADWPNPLGVPWVAGRHSLNLWNSGHCDLIVVAASWAAAWFVGQHVWLHGVHGISLLQHLRIG, from the coding sequence ATGGCATCCAGCAAAGCACATCACGCTACCGGCTTCGCAGCCGGCGTCATCGCGGCGGCGATCGTCGCGCGCATCGGCGGCGGCGGCTCGTTCCATCTCGGCGTGCTATTGAGTTTCATCACCGGCGTGGCCGGCAGCACGGCGCCGGATTGGCTCGAAGTGGCGTGGTGGTCGCGTGCGCGGCGCTTGTGGATCACGCATCGCACGCTCACGCATTGGGGCGTGGCATGGCTGGCGTTGCTCGCCGTGTCTTATCACTGGCTCGGGCATTCGGTCTACGCCGCGCCGGCGTTCGGGTTCGCCTGTGGCGGCCTGATGCATCTGTTCGCCGACTGGCCGAATCCGCTAGGCGTGCCCTGGGTCGCCGGCAGGCATTCATTGAATCTCTGGAATAGCGGGCACTGCGATCTAATCGTGGTGGCGGCTTCGTGGGCGGCGGCATGGTTCGTCGGGCAGCACGTCTGGCTGCACGGCGTGCATGGCATTTCCCTGCTGCAGCATTTGAGAATCGGTTAA